A genome region from Bordetella genomosp. 10 includes the following:
- a CDS encoding dihydrodipicolinate synthase family protein, whose product MAAFTSSQLRAALNGISGILVTPFDGQDQIAPQRLVPIVDRAVDAGVHCLVVNGNTSEFYGLSPEEAVAMAHAATEQVGGRAPVLGGVGRDVGQACRLARESARAGVSGLMVHQLPDPFVAPRGVVEYVKRVSDASGGLPIVLYLRNEGIGLAAIEALCRLPGVVGIKWASPTPLLMGEAMRRCADLDLAWVCGLAEIWAPPLYAMGARGFTSGLINVKPSHSVAIHQALEAADYPRARALIEQMRAFESLRAEEQNGCNVSVVKAALQWLGQDCGAPRPPAAWPLAEASAQALDKLLAGWRD is encoded by the coding sequence ATGGCAGCCTTCACTTCTTCCCAGTTGCGCGCCGCGCTGAACGGCATTTCCGGCATCCTGGTCACGCCCTTCGACGGGCAGGACCAGATCGCGCCGCAAAGACTCGTTCCCATCGTCGATCGCGCCGTGGACGCCGGCGTGCACTGCCTGGTCGTGAACGGCAATACCAGCGAGTTCTACGGCCTGTCGCCGGAGGAAGCGGTGGCCATGGCGCATGCGGCCACCGAGCAGGTGGGCGGCCGGGCGCCGGTGCTGGGCGGCGTGGGGCGCGACGTCGGCCAGGCTTGCCGCCTGGCGCGCGAGTCGGCGCGCGCCGGCGTCAGCGGCCTGATGGTGCATCAACTGCCGGATCCCTTCGTCGCGCCGCGCGGCGTGGTCGAGTACGTCAAGCGGGTCAGCGACGCCAGCGGCGGCCTGCCCATCGTGCTGTATCTGCGCAATGAGGGCATCGGCCTGGCGGCCATCGAGGCCTTGTGCCGCCTGCCCGGCGTGGTCGGCATCAAGTGGGCCTCGCCCACGCCGCTGCTGATGGGCGAGGCCATGCGGCGCTGCGCGGACCTGGACCTGGCCTGGGTGTGCGGCCTGGCCGAGATCTGGGCGCCGCCGCTGTACGCCATGGGCGCGCGCGGCTTCACCTCGGGTCTCATCAACGTCAAGCCTTCCCACTCGGTGGCGATACACCAGGCGCTGGAGGCGGCCGATTATCCGCGCGCCCGCGCGCTGATCGAGCAGATGCGCGCCTTCGAGTCCTTGCGGGCGGAGGAACAGAATGGCTGCAACGTCAGCGTGGTGAAGGCGGCCCTGCAATGGCTGGGCCAGGACTGCGGCGCGCCGCGCCCGCCGGCGGCATGGCCCCTGGCGGAGGCATCGGCGCAGGCCCTGGACAAGCTGCTGGCCGGCTGGCGCGACTGA
- a CDS encoding acyl-CoA thioesterase/bile acid-CoA:amino acid N-acyltransferase family protein, which produces MTSRIIVTPERALIDVERDIRLEGFAPYAFVTVTVRMRMCGALWASEAVFLAGHDGCLDLGRDSPVSGDYSEPSAMGIVWSMRCQEMERVVFPPDRADALTIEIHAAGGDVSADAVLVQEFLAAGVTHEPVRAEVEGMSLSGELYTPPGPGPHPLVIYMNGSSGGVNAPRAALFAARGYQCLALGVFNYPGRPKYLNDMPLEYFEQALLWARRTLKPKNGFVAVSGISRGGEMSLLLAAHYPALVSAVVAYVPSPVTHGVVSAGAPGTGRDAQAWTLGGKPLPHLWQDNATADWEAAYATPPPYRQTLAFLSATRDSAAFARARIPVERFPGPMLLVSASDDGFWPSTAYSEIVARARRAAGLPVEHHVCAGAGHHVHYPWLPGTLINKPHAMSGLLLDAGGTASANAAGNAQSYRAVLDFLGRAALSASPG; this is translated from the coding sequence ATGACCTCTCGCATCATCGTCACGCCGGAACGCGCCCTCATCGACGTCGAGCGCGACATCCGGCTGGAGGGCTTCGCGCCCTACGCCTTCGTCACCGTCACGGTGCGCATGCGCATGTGCGGCGCCCTGTGGGCGTCGGAAGCGGTCTTCCTGGCGGGCCATGACGGATGCCTGGACCTGGGCCGCGACAGCCCGGTGTCGGGCGACTACTCGGAACCGTCCGCCATGGGCATCGTCTGGTCCATGCGTTGCCAGGAGATGGAACGGGTGGTGTTTCCGCCGGACCGCGCGGACGCGCTGACCATCGAGATCCATGCCGCCGGCGGCGACGTGTCGGCCGACGCCGTCCTGGTCCAGGAATTTCTCGCGGCGGGGGTGACGCACGAACCGGTGCGCGCCGAAGTGGAAGGCATGTCCCTGTCGGGCGAGCTGTACACGCCGCCCGGTCCGGGGCCGCATCCCCTGGTGATCTACATGAACGGCTCGTCCGGGGGCGTGAACGCGCCGCGCGCGGCGCTGTTCGCGGCGCGCGGCTACCAGTGCCTGGCGCTGGGCGTGTTCAATTACCCGGGACGCCCCAAGTATCTCAATGACATGCCGCTCGAATACTTCGAGCAGGCCTTGCTGTGGGCGCGGCGCACGCTCAAGCCGAAAAACGGTTTCGTGGCGGTGTCCGGCATCAGCCGGGGCGGGGAGATGTCGCTGCTCCTGGCGGCGCATTATCCGGCGCTGGTCAGCGCGGTGGTGGCCTACGTGCCGTCGCCCGTCACGCATGGGGTGGTGAGCGCCGGCGCGCCGGGCACCGGCCGCGACGCGCAGGCCTGGACCCTGGGCGGCAAGCCCTTGCCCCACTTGTGGCAGGACAATGCCACGGCCGACTGGGAGGCCGCGTACGCCACGCCGCCGCCTTACCGGCAGACGCTGGCTTTCCTCAGCGCCACGCGCGACAGCGCGGCCTTCGCGCGGGCGCGTATCCCCGTCGAGCGATTTCCCGGCCCGATGCTGCTGGTGAGCGCGTCCGACGACGGTTTCTGGCCCAGCACCGCCTATTCGGAGATCGTGGCGCGGGCGCGCCGGGCGGCCGGCCTGCCGGTCGAGCATCATGTCTGCGCCGGCGCCGGCCATCACGTGCACTATCCCTGGCTGCCGGGCACGCTCATCAACAAGCCCCACGCCATGTCGGGGCTGCTGCTGGACGCGGGAGGAACCGCGTCCGCCAATGCCGCGGGCAACGCGCAATCCTACCGGGCGGTGCTGGATTTCCTCGGGCGGGCGGCCCTCAGCGCGTCGCCAGGATGA
- a CDS encoding Bug family tripartite tricarboxylate transporter substrate binding protein — translation MSLTRRHLLGALAALPCAIRTARAADKFPDHPIRLLVGFAPGGLTDIAARALAERMGPAMNGNVVVENRPGGQAIIATVAVARARPDGYTLGFAGTNGMILNPLLYTNLPYKQSDFKQLGSMGKSPMVLIVNPALGVNSVAEFVALARKKPGDITCAHAGIGVINHLAMLHFQSQTGTEFQGVPYKGSGPALIDMMGGTVMSTFDFPTSALGHIKSGKLKALAVTADKRLSSLPDVPTMAEAGVSNMELYTRMMISGPAGMPADVVKVLEAAVKKGTEDPGFIKQFADQGVAIEFASSAQMDKILAEENALWAKVIRDNKVPKTELNS, via the coding sequence ATGTCTTTGACTCGCCGTCACCTGCTGGGGGCGCTGGCCGCCTTGCCCTGCGCGATCCGTACGGCCCGGGCCGCGGACAAGTTTCCCGACCATCCCATCAGGCTGCTGGTCGGCTTCGCGCCGGGCGGCCTGACCGATATCGCCGCGCGGGCGCTGGCCGAGCGCATGGGGCCGGCCATGAACGGCAACGTGGTGGTCGAGAACCGTCCCGGCGGCCAGGCCATCATCGCCACCGTGGCCGTGGCGCGCGCCAGGCCGGACGGCTATACCCTGGGGTTCGCCGGCACCAACGGCATGATCCTCAACCCGCTGCTGTACACCAACCTGCCGTACAAGCAGTCCGACTTCAAGCAACTGGGCTCCATGGGAAAGTCGCCCATGGTGCTCATCGTCAATCCCGCCCTGGGCGTGAACAGCGTGGCCGAGTTCGTCGCGCTGGCCAGGAAGAAGCCGGGCGACATCACCTGCGCGCATGCGGGGATCGGCGTCATCAACCACCTGGCGATGCTGCATTTCCAGTCGCAGACCGGCACCGAGTTCCAGGGTGTGCCCTACAAGGGCAGCGGCCCGGCGCTGATCGACATGATGGGCGGCACGGTCATGAGCACCTTCGACTTCCCGACCTCGGCGCTGGGCCACATCAAGTCCGGCAAGCTCAAGGCCCTGGCGGTGACGGCGGACAAGCGCCTGTCCAGCCTGCCCGACGTGCCAACCATGGCCGAGGCCGGCGTCTCGAACATGGAGCTTTACACCCGCATGATGATTTCGGGCCCCGCCGGCATGCCGGCCGACGTGGTCAAGGTGCTTGAAGCCGCCGTGAAGAAGGGCACCGAGGACCCGGGCTTCATCAAGCAGTTCGCCGACCAGGGCGTGGCGATCGAATTCGCCTCCTCGGCCCAGATGGACAAGATCCTCGCCGAGGAGAACGCGCTGTGGGCCAAGGTCATCCGCGACAACAAGGTGCCCAAGACCGAGCTGAACAGTTGA
- the tam gene encoding trans-aconitate 2-methyltransferase, with product MTWSAQQYSRFEAERTRPVRDLVAAIPNEDVKTAVDLGCGPGNSTEVLAQRYPQARVTGLDSDQDMIAAARKRSPQTTFELADIAQWTPGAGCDVILANASLQWLPDHQTLYPRLVGCLAPNGTLAIQTPDNLQEPAHVLAQEVAADPRWGGKIAQVRQHNRHAPQWYYGLLQPLCQHIDVWRTTYFHPLENAQAVVEWFKGSALRPFLAKLDDEEKTVFLQMYKARIEQAYPALPSGTVLLPFPRLFILATR from the coding sequence ATGACCTGGTCCGCGCAGCAGTATTCGCGCTTCGAAGCCGAACGCACCCGTCCCGTCCGCGACCTGGTCGCGGCGATTCCCAACGAGGACGTGAAGACCGCCGTCGACCTGGGCTGCGGCCCGGGCAACTCGACCGAAGTCCTCGCGCAGCGTTATCCGCAAGCCCGCGTCACGGGCCTGGACAGCGACCAGGACATGATCGCCGCGGCGCGCAAGCGGTCGCCGCAAACCACGTTCGAGCTGGCCGACATCGCGCAGTGGACGCCCGGCGCCGGCTGCGACGTGATCCTGGCCAACGCCTCGCTGCAATGGCTGCCGGACCACCAGACGCTGTATCCGCGCCTGGTCGGCTGCCTGGCGCCGAACGGCACCCTGGCCATCCAGACGCCGGACAACCTGCAGGAGCCCGCCCATGTGCTGGCCCAGGAAGTCGCGGCCGATCCCCGCTGGGGCGGCAAGATCGCGCAAGTGCGCCAGCACAATCGCCACGCCCCGCAGTGGTACTACGGCCTGCTGCAACCCCTGTGCCAGCACATCGACGTATGGCGCACGACGTATTTCCATCCGCTGGAAAACGCCCAGGCCGTCGTCGAATGGTTCAAGGGATCGGCGCTGCGCCCCTTCCTGGCCAAGCTGGACGACGAGGAAAAAACCGTGTTCCTGCAGATGTACAAGGCGCGCATCGAGCAGGCCTACCCCGCCCTGCCCAGCGGCACGGTGTTGCTGCCCTTCCCGCGGCTGTTCATCCTGGCGACGCGCTGA